atatatatataagaatgtGTAACATTTGGAGATTCATTGAGAAGAATTTTATCAATACATGAAAAGCAGCCAATCTTGCAGTGATGTTGAACTAAATCAGAAATCAGTTCTGAACAACCAACTGTATCACAAGAATGGCAGCAAACAACAAACATAAGCTCTCATGATCATAAGCTCCAagcaatataagaaaaaagtaaataaCCTTCATCAGACAGGCGTGATGATTCTATTGTTTACGGGATGAAGTGTGCTTGGAGTGGGTCGAAGAGTTAAGAAACGACACAATCAAAGCTTCACACGGAGATTCTTCACGGTTCTTCTCACTCAATAGCCTGAAACTCTGTTGTTGGTGTAGATCGTCAGAGAACCTAAAACAACACGAAGCTTAAATTTTTGTGTCGCCTTCTATGGAGAAGATAGTAGGCTCTCTCTATCAGGACTGGGATGTCGACTCTGAGAAAAGGAGGATGAACCCTAAACTCGTTGTGATGCCGAGGAAGACGATACGCGCTTGGTCCTTTTGGGGTCAAAATCTGTTTAATCATAAACCCCAAACACTAAGCCCAAAATATTAACGACAACCTTTAATGAAGAGCTGCGTTTTGACTTTTGAGAGAAGCAGGACATGTATCGTAAGCACATGACTCTGACTTTCTAACATGGCGCTGACATGGAAGCCTCacagaagagaaacatgataaattgataataataatatatatatatatatatatatgtatatatatatataacagaaaAATAGGACTTACAGTTTGTAGAAAATTATGGACCCTATGCAAAAGTTTTATGGATATGCCCTCAAAGCCGGCTCTACATACGTATCAGCTGTTTTACCGTAGAGTCAAAACCAAGTTAAATTTATACAAATTATAGTATTAGCTGGTTAGGTCAACCTTGGGGGTTCACATTCCACAGCTTCACTTCAGTCGCATTTGATATATACTCTGACATGGTCTGGTCAAGCCTATAGATTCTCATTCCCTGATTCAAGAGACGACTTGTGATTTTAGAATAGTGTAATGAGCAGATAGCAAGAGATCATAGCCATTTTACATAAAGCTAAGTGATCCTATAAAGCCAAGCACGTACTCTGAAACAGTttcttacaatactaaaagggcaATATACTCAATGGAGAGAGCTGCCAAGTATTAAATTAAATCGACCAATTAGAAAGCAGTATGGTGCCAGGTCACACCAGTTTTGTCGAAACCCTACATGTCTCATCGTCTTTaccttcttcctcctcatcaGAGAAACAAATGTGTTTCTAACTTCTCCAATTCTCATCTGTTTCTTCTGTCTTCCACGATGTCTCCCCTGGCTTCAACTTTCACATGCTTTAACTGTCTCTTGCTTCTCTCTTTTACTGAAGTTTTGAGGAAAGATAACAATAGCTGTAGTGATCTATTGTTAGCTTAAGGCATGCTTTTATTGTGGATGAAACCTGTCAGAAGTGGTTTagattgaatttttttgatgtGTGCTGCTTGCTTTGCTATTTCAGGTTCTTTTTACCAAATTCACAAGTCTTCCTTTGTTGTTTGAGAATAAACTCTGGAGCTTACTCTTGCAAGTAAGTTTCTCTTATTGTGTCCcaagtttatatttttggatctGCCCATCAATTGCATGTAACTTTTCTCTTCTCATGAAGACATGGGATTGCATACTTAATTTTAGTCTATATCTCTGAAGCTTACAAGACCTAATGAATTGTGtccgtttttttcttctttggtttGTATGACTAAATGTATATGTCTCTGGACCACTTGAACTGGTAGTTTCAgtgattataaatttttatttggtaGTTTGGGATCTTTGTTAAGCAATGTACACAGAATATTTCAGATCATACTATCAGTCTTGCTAGACTTATCGGAAGATACGTGAAGCTTCAAGAATAGACAGCCACAAACTTATACTGATGTGGTTCAGGgataaaagagagaaagagcaACAACGTCTATGTAATATCCAAAGAGATGATGATGCTGTAACACCACAAACACCTCAAGAACCTACTACTCCTAATTCTGGCGATGCCTTACGTAAGACTCCATCAATCAGTTAAAAGTTACATTATATAATCTCTTACACTCTTCTTTCTTTGctctgtttcaggttcactgTAGGATCATGGAGTGCATGCGTGATTACAAGGGGAAGGAAGAGACTGTAAAACATCTATTGGATCAATATcgaatcacacatgaatcaaccAACACATGTAAGTATATTTCTTTTTACAGAACCATTAATGGGTCTTGAGGCAAAacatttaaagaatttaaaaaatatatatatttgtagttTAGGATCGTCTTGAACAAGGATTTCAAGATAACTTCAGTATATCTTACTATGAAGCTCTTGATGCATTTGTTTGTTCTGCTGCATAGATGATTTGGATCGATAAATTTTGTAGATTGCTCCTCTTAAGGATTATATATGAGCAAGCTGTTGCTCAGAGCGTAAAAGCTGAGCATCAAGATGCTTTTCAGATATTACTTCCTTTTGACATTGGCAAAAGTGTATTTCCGAAAGGGGTATGATTTTGTTATCCTCTCTTTGTATCAAGTTTAATGACACTGATGATATACAGgaatcatatttttatcttcTCATACTATACTgcattttaatatttcaaaaccaTGAAGGATCAGGTTGGGTCTGGTTAAGGTCGAAGGTGTAAAGATCTCTCCTGAAACTGTTGTGAGTGGTAAAGACGcaatatttaaaatctaatgTTCTACATGTAACTTCCCTTATATCATCTTCCTGCTTCTTCTTTTCCATAAAATTTCTACTCCATCATTCAACACCTAGAATTACGTGTTGACTtatcttcataaaatattttgtacaaGGCGAAGACATCTCTGGAGGAAGAGTAGTAATCAAGATTTCATACTTTGGATTTCATGTACCAACATTCATGACCTCTGTGATGATACAGGCTGTCTGATCACACCAGAAAGCTATGTACTTTCTCATTCCCAAACACTTACAATTACACCACCCGTAAGATCTCTCAAGAGTGTGTTTATTAATATCTTGGTTTCGATCTCATGCTCGAACTTGGGACATGTTTATTTTCTAAATGGTTTTGAGATTGCTTCTATTGTTTGTATTAAATCTCAGTTTCACATCATAATGTTTCGATTAAGATTGTTTTCCCTGATCTAACAATACGTTTCTTTTAAACAAAGTACTTAAACGCTTAAGGTGGCGATATATGACAGGAATGGCGGCTGACTCATGTGCATCAGCGTCATGTTCAAGATTACATTAGATTCATCAGTGAGCAGATGATATGGAATTAGAAGCAACCGAAGCTTCTGTGCGAAATCATGTCATGGCGGATGTAAAGCATAACTCTGAAGGTTTATACACTTGACTTTAACTATTGCAATCAATTTCTTCAATCCATATCAATTTAGTTCATCACTTGCTCATCAACTTTGCATCCATTGCCCATAAACTGTTACGTTTATTATTGGTCTGTCATTTGATTTGAAACTCACAATCTTATAACTCAACATGGTTGTCTCAGAGTTTCCTTTTTCTATGGAGCTTCGCTGTATATCAGCtccaagaaagaagaagaggaaggccATGCAAGAACcacatctatctatctatctatctatataaagTAGGCTTGTGCTCTAAGCACAGCCTTCCACATCATCGTTTTGCATAGGGGCAAATTTAGACACGTGGCATCATTCTAAAAAAATTCGATGGGCTTTAGTTCAATCGTTGGTTGCtggcctaatctttcacaagAGATTATCTAACCTAACTTGAAATCTATCGTTCCCGATTCCCCTTCCCCGGTGAAGAAACGCTCCTCCGTATGACAATCAATCAACATGACCCACTAATCCCATCCTCTCCTCCTGACTGTACGTTTAACTCATTCATATACGCTTAGTACagagtatatatataccttCTCTGTTATCTCTCCAAATCCTCTACGTTTTTCTTATTAGTCTAATTGCTACCAGAATGGCAACTTCTCAGCTCCATTTACCCGACTTGAAGGCAGGCTGTTTCTTAGGTATTTTACCACAGATCTTCTTCTATTCGTTTTCCTGATTATGATTTAGATCATCAAtttgttttgtctttctttgattttttttgtgtgtgtccAGATTGGATCTGATTATGTTTGATTATCAATCATGTGTTTGGAGATTTGTTCGATTCTGAATTGACGAGTGTCTAATGTAATTTGAGCCCATTGTCACCTTTTCTTGGAttggttatatttttttgtgtggatTGTTTTTGATTGATCTCAGTGTAGATCCTTGGATTTGTTTCATTGCTTCAGGTTCTATCGGGCTTGGATGTTTTCCTCTGAGATATGGAGCAACTTTTTTTGTCTGGCCAAGCTTTTACCATTGTCGGACCACGCAAATATTGTATCAGGTCAAGTAAGTCACTTATAAACCTCTCCTAATAATGAAAGTTCGATCAAAACAACTATACATATCAGCCTCGCTTTCTCTGCATACATTGCAGGTAACAGCTAGGGACAGCGCTccagtttttttaaataacgGCCAAATCAACTGACTGGAGACAAATCTTAAAAGGACAGCCACATTGCTAGGAATAGCCTATCAAAAAGGTTGACACAAAATACATAGATTGCTTTGTTTTGGAATTAATCTCTAAAGAGAAAGAGGTTCATCCTCCCACGTTTCTTAAAACAACAAGAACAAATTCGTTTAGTACACATCTTGGTTCATAGAGTCAAAGCTTTGGTACATGAATTTCTTCAAACTGTTTCTCTTCATAGGTCTTAATTTCACTATCACTTGAAACAACAAGGAAAAAGAACTCGATAGGTCCAAATTAGCAGACCATCTTTCATTTACACATCGTGGTTTAACAGTCACCAGGCTACATGTTTAACATTTGGAACTTTGTATGTCTTCATCAAAAGTATCAAATTCTTAAATTATTCCTGCAAAACATGATAACAAAAAATTGTTGCAGGGGAAATAATCGAGCTATACTCTCAATTTCATAAAGTAATTGCAAACAATTTGGGCCCCAAAGCACATTCTCGATTAAATAGATTCTTCCatattctttttatttccttcttcttgtcAACTTCCTAAGTTCATCAATTTGATTTATTGactgaaacaaacatatattataaaacatcatttgttgttacataatatataatcattgaaactatttatatattactttaaaatataacgttttataattttatcttattagatttgattttaaattgatttagcTTGGAGGtaattgtattaatttattatcgtGAAAAGATAGTtactataataatattaaatctgctactcttaaaaataaaaaaaatattagtttttaattttcttcaactatatcaaaactgaaatgaaaatcaaatagaaaaaaatataaatcattatattttccttaatttttaatctaataattttatattttttgacaaaaaaagaattgtTAGTGGTCTTTTCAATTCAAGaccaacaaaatttaataaaacttaaaatataattttagattaaaaagattacatttattatttccagtaaaaaataaaatttcaaatattttataaaattaaaatatattttgagataaaatagttttagtgtaaaatcacccgcccgtagggcggaccaaCCCCTAGTATGTATTAATCAATAACCACATTTGAAAACATGGCAAGAGAGATTATTAACCAATAGCCACACCTCACTTGACTTTTTCAGGTGGTTTTGGACACCAATGAATATCAGCTATTGTAATGGAATATACTACTGGAGATGAACTATTTGAGCATATATGTAGCCCTGGGAGATTCAGGGAGGATGACGTGAGCTTGACATTTATAGATAAgactttatatattaattgttcATATATATCATTAATTTCAGAAGAGAGTTATATATTGTCTAAAGTAGTTTTAGCGAAAAGGAATAGGAATTTAAGTAGATATTTTATCTGTAGTAGTCAGCATAGGAaacaaatctatatatatataaaattgtttgGTTCACTCCTGGAGTGTCCACGTGGAAACTCAATTGATATAGGGTCGACACGTGTCTCTGCCTCTGCCCAAACCGTGcgtgttttattttttcacgTGAAAACTCAATTCATATGCGAGTTGTTTTGGGCTTCGTTTAACAGGCCCGTAAATGCGGTGAAAAGGAACCCTAGATCGCGTTCTCATCGTCGCCTCCGTCGTGGCTTTACGTTTCCGGTAACGGTTCAGGAGAGACTTTACTCCCATTGATTGTTCCCTCCACGACGTGTCTTCAATGCGATCCTTGCGTCACAGAGGCGgtgagttttttttgtataaatagatGTCAGATCTCTCATCCTCAACTCATCAAATCTTTGTTGCTTATTACTTATATAGATTCTGCTTTAGTTTTATCATGTCTACTCCGAGAGTTTTCTTCTCAGACCTCAAGTCCGGCAAGTGCTCATCCGCTGTTGAGGCCCGGCTTCTGCGATTCTGGGAGGCGAAGAATGTCAAACGCGGTGGAGAGCTGATGTGGGTCGACATGATCTTGATTGATGTCAATGTGAGTTATTTTCGTACATGATTACTCCGATTAACCTCTTCgtgtttggttttttttttcctaaagtttaataaaaaaaaagttcttcaTGTATTAGGCGACAATGATGCAGGCCACCATCTATGCTAACCGTCTTTCAAGGTTCCGTTCCAAACTCGCCGCCGGAACGATGTACACCATCTCTGGATTCGATGTGGCTCGATGTGCTCAGAATTTCAGGCTTACCGACTCCCCTCTGATGATACGGTTCAATGATTCCACCGCCTTTGATGAGCTAGCCGAGCCGGTTAGTCCATTACCTGAAGAAGGATTCCGGTTCCGTGATCAGTCTGAATTGATTGGTCTAGCCAACACGAGTACACAGCTACCATGTTGAGTTAGATTAGTTcgattaatcatatattatttaatttttgtttataaattgtaaatattaatGAATGGTTAACCATATGGTCTACTGAGATATTCCTTGGCCTTGCACAGACATTGTAGGTGCAATCACTGCAGTGAAGAGTAATGTGAGTGATACTCCTGGAGAAAAGAGTCGTCTCATGGCAACTATCAAACTGGATAAgtacacctttttttttttattgcttaGATGAGTTTCCATGCGTTCCTACcgttttttatatgatttttattgaTGTGAAATACATAATTACAGGGATTCAACCGTCACTTTAAGTCTCTTTGAAAGTCAAGCTGAGGCTTTTCACAAAAGGCTTGAGGATATGCATGGTGACCCCAGAGTTGTTGTTGCAACCAGCATTAATCCAAAGATGATTGGAGGTATTGTGGTTTTCATTCTACTTCCTGCTTTATATTTCATGAGATATAAGTTTCTGTTATGATGGTAGGTGGTTTGTTCTTAAATGCGACATCTGGAACCCATGTCTACTTTGACAAGGAGACGAAGCCAGGGGAGGACTACTTCTATAAATTGGTCGCCAGGGACAATGGAGTCCCATCTGCAGCACCACTGCTGAAAGGATATGCAAAGGTGGAGACCTTGACCATATCAGAACTTATAAGTTTTGTCGCCTCTGCTCAACCACAGGTACCATATGCagatatgattttaaaaaa
The nucleotide sequence above comes from Brassica napus cultivar Da-Ae chromosome A9, Da-Ae, whole genome shotgun sequence. Encoded proteins:
- the LOC106371438 gene encoding uncharacterized protein LOC106371438 isoform X1; this translates as MSTPRVFFSDLKSGKCSSAVEARLLRFWEAKNVKRGGELMWVDMILIDVNATMMQATIYANRLSRFRSKLAAGTMYTISGFDVARCAQNFRLTDSPLMIRFNDSTAFDELAEPVSPLPEEGFRFRDQSELIGLANTSTQLPYIVGAITAVKSNVSDTPGEKSRLMATIKLDKDSTVTLSLFESQAEAFHKRLEDMHGDPRVVVATSINPKMIGGGLFLNATSGTHVYFDKETKPGEDYFYKLVARDNGVPSAAPLLKGYAKVETLTISELISFVASAQPQDIDFVCTGRVVRLDVDKGWCYVACAKCSKKLQRTVSALECVRCSNPNAVGVLRYRLELAIADSTAEGTFVCFDGVMTKLHNLRASEAGQMLAVEGENPEDMMVPPFINDMEGKTLTFQVRVSAFNFTAHHQTFTITRILKEHERIPAPDFVVSGGNDEDDNNLGGGGHVPVRNDSGEGSSGPDKKADGPPADTAVEKSSRSSTSAAKKARVV
- the LOC106371438 gene encoding uncharacterized protein LOC106371438 isoform X4, with the protein product MSTPRVFFSDLKSGKCSSAVEARLLRFWEAKNVKRGGELMWVDMILIDVNATIYANRLSRFRSKLAAGTMYTISGFDVARCAQNFRLTDSPLMIRFNDSTAFDELAEPVSPLPEEGFRFRDQSELIGLANTSTQLPYIVGAITAVKSNVSDTPGEKSRLMATIKLDKDSTVTLSLFESQAEAFHKRLEDMHGDPRVVVATSINPKMIGGGLFLNATSGTHVYFDKETKPGEDYFYKLVARDNGVPSAAPLLKGYAKVETLTISELISFVASAQPQDIDFVCTGRVVRLDVDKGWCYVACAKCSKKLQRTVSALECVRCSNPNAVGVLRYRLELAIADSTAEGTFVCFDGVMTKLHNLRASEAGQMLAVEGENPEDMMVPPFINDMEGKTLTFQVRVSAFNFTAHHQTFTITRILKEHERIPAPDFVVSGGNDEDDNNLGGGGHVPVRNDSGEGSSGPDKKADGPPADTAVEKSSRSSTSAAKKARVV
- the LOC106371438 gene encoding uncharacterized protein LOC106371438 isoform X3, with protein sequence MSTPRVFFSDLKSGKCSSAVEARLLRFWEAKNVKRGGELMWVDMILIDVNATMMQATIYANRLSRFRSKLAAGTMYTISGFDVARCAQNFRLTDSPLMIRFNDSTAFDELAEPVSPLPEEGFRFRDQSELIGLANTNIVGAITAVKSNVSDTPGEKSRLMATIKLDKDSTVTLSLFESQAEAFHKRLEDMHGDPRVVVATSINPKMIGGGLFLNATSGTHVYFDKETKPGEDYFYKLVARDNGVPSAAPLLKGYAKVETLTISELISFVASAQPQDIDFVCTGRVVRLDVDKGWCYVACAKCSKKLQRTVSALECVRCSNPNAVGVLRYRLELAIADSTAEGTFVCFDGVMTKLHNLRASEAGQMLAVEGENPEDMMVPPFINDMEGKTLTFQVRVSAFNFTAHHQTFTITRILKEHERIPAPDFVVSGGNDEDDNNLGGGGHVPVRNDSGEGSSGPDKKADGPPADTAVEKSSRSSTSAAKKARVV
- the LOC106371438 gene encoding uncharacterized protein LOC106371438 isoform X2, whose product is MSTPRVFFSDLKSGKCSSAVEARLLRFWEAKNVKRGGELMWVDMILIDVNATMMQATIYANRLSRFRSKLAAGTMYTISGFDVARCAQNFRLTDSPLMIRFNDSTAFDELAEPVSPLPEEGFRFRDQSELIGLANTSTQLPYIVGAITAVKSNVSDTPGEKSRLMATIKLDKDSTVTLSLFESQAEAFHKRLEDMHGDPRVVVATSINPKMIGGGLFLNATSGTHVYFDKETKPGEDYFYKLVARDNGVPSAAPLLKGYAKVETLTISELISFVASAQPQDIDFVCTGRVVRLDVDKGWCYVACAKCSKKLQRTVSALECVRCSNPNAVGVLRYRLELAIADSTAEGTFVCFDGVMTKLHNLRASEAGQMLAVEGENPEDMMVPPFINDMEGKTLTFQVRVSAFNFTAHHQTFTITRILKEHERIPAPDFVGGNDEDDNNLGGGGHVPVRNDSGEGSSGPDKKADGPPADTAVEKSSRSSTSAAKKARVV
- the LOC106371438 gene encoding uncharacterized protein LOC106371438 isoform X5, whose protein sequence is MSTPRVFFSDLKSGKCSSAVEARLLRFWEAKNVKRGGELMWVDMILIDVNATMMQATIYANRLSRFRSKLAAGTMYTISGFDSPLMIRFNDSTAFDELAEPVSPLPEEGFRFRDQSELIGLANTSTQLPYIVGAITAVKSNVSDTPGEKSRLMATIKLDKDSTVTLSLFESQAEAFHKRLEDMHGDPRVVVATSINPKMIGGGLFLNATSGTHVYFDKETKPGEDYFYKLVARDNGVPSAAPLLKGYAKVETLTISELISFVASAQPQDIDFVCTGRVVRLDVDKGWCYVACAKCSKKLQRTVSALECVRCSNPNAVGVLRYRLELAIADSTAEGTFVCFDGVMTKLHNLRASEAGQMLAVEGENPEDMMVPPFINDMEGKTLTFQVRVSAFNFTAHHQTFTITRILKEHERIPAPDFVVSGGNDEDDNNLGGGGHVPVRNDSGEGSSGPDKKADGPPADTAVEKSSRSSTSAAKKARVV